A window from Brucella sp. BE17 encodes these proteins:
- a CDS encoding FAD-dependent monooxygenase — protein sequence MSKRENFPRRVLISGASVAGLTTAYWLDRFGFDVTLVERASTVRSGGYPIDVRGTAIGVLEKMSLAPQVRSEHIDSRSMTFVNGHGQVIGTIPPYVVMGNEIERDVELPRGALTGLIYGFVKESRVTCRFRNSIEALDDDGASVSVLFEDGVREKYDVVIGADGLHSRTRQLAFGPEDKFSHYLGYCFNLFTMPNDLRLAHEAITYAEPGRAAGMIAVRESHDVFAFLIFATENPGPALSRDLIEQRRLTEAVYAESGWQVPKLLNAMSNADDLYFDSVSQIRMSNWAKGRVGLVGDAAYAPSFLSGQGTSLALVGAYVLAGELASHFDPVEGFMAYEKTIRPYVEANQALATGQGSHSFFLPRTPEEIEQRDEMLIRSANGETLGAASETSVKAYNQLELPKY from the coding sequence ATGTCAAAACGTGAGAACTTTCCACGAAGAGTACTAATTTCGGGAGCAAGCGTGGCTGGTCTGACGACAGCGTACTGGCTTGACCGATTTGGATTTGACGTCACTCTAGTCGAGAGGGCATCAACTGTACGTAGTGGGGGATACCCCATTGACGTGCGTGGGACGGCGATTGGCGTTCTTGAGAAAATGAGCCTCGCGCCGCAGGTTAGGTCGGAGCACATAGACTCCCGCTCCATGACGTTCGTCAACGGTCATGGACAGGTAATCGGTACCATTCCGCCCTACGTCGTCATGGGGAACGAAATAGAACGCGACGTCGAACTTCCTCGCGGGGCGCTCACCGGTCTTATTTATGGTTTCGTCAAAGAAAGCCGCGTTACTTGCCGTTTCAGAAACTCCATTGAAGCACTCGATGATGACGGTGCAAGCGTTAGTGTGCTTTTCGAAGATGGAGTAAGAGAGAAATACGATGTCGTTATCGGTGCGGACGGCCTTCATTCCCGCACACGTCAACTAGCATTCGGGCCAGAGGATAAGTTCAGCCATTATTTGGGCTACTGCTTCAATCTTTTCACGATGCCAAATGACCTGCGGCTGGCGCACGAGGCAATCACCTACGCAGAACCGGGTCGCGCCGCTGGCATGATCGCAGTACGAGAAAGCCATGACGTTTTCGCTTTCCTAATCTTTGCAACAGAAAATCCTGGTCCAGCATTATCGCGTGATCTGATCGAACAGAGACGGCTTACAGAAGCGGTTTATGCAGAAAGCGGGTGGCAGGTACCTAAATTGCTCAATGCAATGTCCAATGCGGATGATCTTTACTTCGATTCCGTCAGCCAGATCCGAATGAGTAATTGGGCAAAGGGGCGAGTTGGTTTAGTCGGAGACGCAGCTTACGCGCCATCGTTTCTGTCTGGGCAAGGCACGAGCCTTGCACTTGTGGGTGCCTATGTTCTCGCCGGCGAGCTTGCCTCCCATTTTGACCCTGTCGAGGGTTTTATGGCTTATGAGAAAACCATTCGCCCTTACGTGGAAGCCAACCAAGCCTTGGCGACCGGTCAAGGAAGTCATTCCTTTTTCCTTCCCCGCACACCTGAAGAAATTGAACAACGTGACGAGATGTTAATCCGCTCAGCAAACGGGGAAACTCTAGGAGCGGCCAGTGAGACCTCCGTCAAAGCCTATAACCAGCTAGAGCTTCCGAAATACTAG
- a CDS encoding TetR/AcrR family transcriptional regulator produces the protein MKQEANKGGRPRSFDRDGAIATALHLFWRHGYEGVSLAMLTEAIGIAPPSLYAAFGSKTGLYREALDRYSAMTEFTLSRSEDEALTLDEALRHLFDQAIERVTGEQGERGCMVSIGLLFCHPDHVQLCDELATRRHDMAERLENDLRHWLPPARCREAARFLCAVLQGIAVQAKDGATAHDLRATADIGRAAVTAMIAA, from the coding sequence ATGAAACAGGAAGCGAATAAAGGTGGCCGCCCTCGCAGCTTCGATCGTGACGGTGCAATTGCGACAGCATTGCATCTCTTCTGGAGGCACGGTTACGAGGGAGTCTCGCTTGCCATGCTCACAGAAGCGATTGGTATAGCGCCTCCCAGTCTCTATGCCGCGTTCGGAAGCAAAACCGGGCTATATCGCGAGGCTCTGGATCGCTACTCGGCGATGACAGAATTCACGCTTTCCCGTAGTGAAGACGAAGCCCTGACCCTCGACGAAGCCCTTAGGCATCTGTTCGATCAAGCCATCGAGAGAGTGACGGGGGAGCAGGGCGAACGCGGATGCATGGTTTCAATAGGATTGCTTTTCTGCCACCCAGATCACGTTCAACTGTGCGACGAGCTTGCTACCCGCCGACACGATATGGCAGAACGCCTTGAGAATGACCTTCGGCATTGGCTGCCACCAGCTCGTTGCCGCGAGGCTGCGCGCTTCCTCTGCGCTGTTCTGCAAGGGATTGCCGTTCAGGCCAAGGACGGAGCGACCGCGCACGATCTTCGCGCCACGGCAGATATCGGGCGGGCGGCAGTTACGGCGATGATTGCGGCGTAA
- a CDS encoding glucose 1-dehydrogenase produces MNTVSQTPLMLITGGSRGVGAATARLAAAKGYDVVITFVSNEAAAHAVTADVEAAGRKALAVRADSADPEQITQLFSTIDREFGRIDVLVNNAGIIAQQSRLENISFERMQRMFAVNAIGPMLCAQQAAKRMSTRSNGRGGVVINISSASARLGSPNEYVDYAASKGALETFTIGFSKEVAREGIRVCCVRPGHIYTEMHASGGEPGRVDRVKDTIPMGRGGQPEEVARAIVWLASDEASFITGTFLDVTGGK; encoded by the coding sequence ATGAATACCGTTTCGCAGACACCCCTGATGTTGATAACTGGAGGAAGCCGTGGCGTGGGTGCTGCGACAGCGCGGCTTGCCGCGGCTAAAGGCTATGATGTCGTCATTACTTTTGTTTCCAATGAGGCCGCCGCTCATGCGGTCACAGCCGATGTGGAAGCCGCCGGGCGCAAGGCTTTGGCCGTGCGGGCAGACAGTGCCGATCCCGAGCAGATCACCCAGCTTTTCTCCACGATCGACCGGGAATTTGGCCGGATCGATGTGCTGGTCAACAATGCGGGGATCATTGCGCAGCAATCACGGCTGGAAAATATCAGCTTCGAGCGCATGCAACGGATGTTCGCGGTCAACGCGATCGGCCCGATGCTGTGCGCCCAACAGGCAGCCAAGCGGATGTCCACACGCTCCAACGGGAGGGGCGGCGTCGTAATCAACATCTCGTCTGCATCGGCCCGACTCGGCAGTCCAAACGAATATGTCGATTACGCCGCCTCGAAGGGCGCCCTCGAAACATTCACCATCGGCTTCTCCAAGGAAGTTGCGCGGGAAGGAATACGCGTCTGCTGCGTTCGTCCCGGCCACATCTACACCGAGATGCATGCGAGTGGCGGAGAGCCTGGACGGGTGGATAGGGTCAAGGACACAATCCCCATGGGAAGAGGCGGGCAGCCGGAAGAAGTCGCTCGCGCGATAGTGTGGCTGGCGAGCGACGAGGCCTCCTTCATTACCGGTACATTCCTCGACGTCACCGGCGGCAAGTAA
- a CDS encoding efflux RND transporter periplasmic adaptor subunit produces the protein MKPVLSLLGRYALTLCLVAVSAFIALKAWYHYERTPWTRDGRVGVDVVQIAPEVSGTVSAVSVVDNQNVRRGDILYEIDPERLRLAVSLAEAEVEAKRQDMIVRQATARRHSQLKDVVSQEASQQSSGAAAVAGAAYQSAMAALDLARLDLARSTVRAPVDGYITNLRLRPGDYATAGVTKVAVLDAASFWITGYFEETKIGQIRVGDPARIMLLGFDQPVTGHVESLGRGIDNSNDAPGHLGLPNVAATFSWVRLAQRIPVRIHIEKVPSGVELAAGMTATVEILISDDEAVVSKRP, from the coding sequence TTGAAACCTGTTTTATCCCTGCTTGGGCGTTATGCCCTGACTCTTTGCCTCGTCGCCGTCTCCGCCTTTATCGCGCTGAAGGCGTGGTACCATTACGAGCGAACGCCTTGGACCCGCGACGGACGGGTTGGGGTCGATGTCGTGCAGATCGCGCCGGAAGTCTCCGGCACGGTCAGCGCAGTTTCCGTGGTTGATAATCAGAATGTGCGTCGGGGCGACATTCTTTACGAGATCGACCCCGAGCGGCTAAGGTTGGCAGTGTCGTTGGCTGAGGCTGAAGTTGAAGCGAAACGCCAGGATATGATCGTTCGTCAGGCGACGGCGCGGCGGCATAGCCAGCTCAAGGACGTTGTCTCCCAAGAGGCGTCCCAGCAATCGAGTGGCGCGGCTGCGGTCGCCGGCGCCGCCTATCAGTCAGCGATGGCGGCGCTTGATCTAGCCAGGCTTGACCTCGCCCGATCGACTGTCCGCGCGCCGGTCGACGGCTATATCACCAACCTCAGGCTTAGGCCCGGCGACTACGCGACCGCTGGCGTGACGAAGGTCGCCGTCCTCGACGCCGCCAGCTTCTGGATCACCGGCTATTTCGAGGAGACGAAGATCGGCCAGATCCGAGTTGGCGACCCGGCACGGATCATGCTGTTGGGTTTTGATCAGCCAGTCACTGGTCATGTCGAAAGCCTCGGTCGGGGGATCGACAACAGCAACGATGCGCCCGGTCATCTCGGCCTCCCCAATGTAGCGGCGACATTTTCCTGGGTGCGGCTTGCCCAGCGCATCCCTGTGCGCATCCATATCGAAAAGGTGCCGTCCGGTGTTGAACTCGCAGCGGGTATGACGGCAACAGTTGAAATACTCATCTCAGATGATGAGGCCGTAGTGAGCAAGCGACCATGA
- a CDS encoding LysR substrate-binding domain-containing protein, with translation MRRLPPLNALRIFEVAARTGSYAEAGAELGLTHGAVSRQIAALEGWLGQKLFVREGRRMVATPTAKIFAAEVGLSFSRLAVAAEACGRPNARRILRVSAPTSLAMRWLIPRLGSYNANHPQVEVVVTTVSCVQEELRGGVDLSIRRGVVREDIWPQHHVVPLLDDVDTLIMSPALFAERPILKPMDIEVHTLLASETRPGDWMNWLEAAGLQHLTGLPRQTFDHFFVARQAVEDGLGIGIGPLPMLDIDIASGRLMTPLPDIRVPRTGYVAVIPRQADSGNLVRGFVDWLLDEARGENIRDGDSCQAAE, from the coding sequence ATGCGCCGTCTTCCGCCCTTGAACGCCCTGCGTATATTCGAAGTCGCTGCCCGGACGGGGAGCTATGCCGAGGCTGGAGCTGAACTCGGCCTCACCCATGGCGCAGTGAGCCGACAGATCGCCGCATTGGAAGGCTGGCTGGGTCAGAAGCTGTTCGTGCGGGAAGGACGCCGGATGGTCGCAACACCAACGGCGAAAATCTTCGCCGCGGAGGTCGGCCTATCATTCAGTCGCTTGGCTGTAGCAGCAGAGGCCTGTGGGCGCCCGAACGCGCGCCGCATCCTGCGCGTCAGCGCCCCAACCAGCCTGGCGATGCGCTGGCTCATCCCTCGGCTTGGGAGCTACAACGCCAATCACCCGCAGGTCGAAGTCGTCGTTACGACCGTGTCCTGTGTTCAGGAAGAATTGCGCGGCGGCGTGGATCTCTCGATCCGGCGCGGTGTGGTTAGGGAAGATATATGGCCCCAGCACCATGTCGTTCCGCTGCTCGACGACGTGGATACGTTGATCATGAGCCCCGCGTTATTTGCTGAGCGCCCGATCCTCAAGCCCATGGACATTGAGGTGCATACGCTGCTTGCCAGCGAAACGCGTCCCGGCGACTGGATGAACTGGCTTGAAGCCGCGGGCCTCCAGCATCTGACCGGATTGCCTCGACAGACATTTGACCACTTCTTCGTGGCGCGCCAGGCGGTGGAAGACGGGCTTGGTATCGGGATCGGTCCGCTTCCCATGCTGGATATCGACATTGCCAGCGGAAGATTGATGACTCCGCTTCCCGACATCCGGGTGCCGAGGACCGGCTATGTCGCTGTCATCCCCCGTCAGGCCGATTCTGGAAATCTGGTTCGCGGCTTTGTTGACTGGCTACTCGACGAAGCGCGCGGTGAAAACATTCGCGACGGAGACAGTTGTCAAGCAGCGGAATAG
- a CDS encoding TetR/AcrR family transcriptional regulator — MSAKAQRRRGPELDEAILDAVWHEIITKGYGGLTLDSAASRAGTSRPVIHRRWKSRSELVVAALARYVARNPINVTDQGSVRSEMISLLQGLSERAQPHLIRILFDMREDLLKDNIHLADLPGRIGEQGLVADILARGAQRGEIDPSRITPRIISLPTDLARHDMLMTLRPLSDTSIKEIIDEVFLPLVLRTSK, encoded by the coding sequence ATGAGCGCTAAAGCCCAGAGAAGACGTGGTCCGGAGTTGGACGAAGCGATTTTAGATGCCGTTTGGCATGAAATAATAACCAAGGGATATGGTGGTTTGACATTAGATTCCGCTGCAAGCCGCGCGGGTACAAGCCGACCAGTTATTCACCGGCGTTGGAAGAGCCGTAGTGAACTCGTCGTCGCTGCTCTTGCTCGCTACGTGGCCCGCAACCCTATTAATGTGACGGATCAAGGCAGTGTCCGCAGCGAGATGATATCGCTTCTTCAGGGGCTGTCAGAAAGAGCACAACCGCATCTGATTCGGATCCTTTTCGATATGCGAGAGGATCTCCTGAAAGACAATATTCACCTGGCAGACCTTCCAGGAAGAATTGGCGAGCAAGGATTAGTGGCTGACATATTAGCGCGAGGGGCGCAACGCGGCGAAATTGATCCATCGCGGATCACGCCCCGTATAATTTCCCTACCGACTGACTTGGCACGCCACGATATGCTAATGACGCTCAGACCTCTTTCTGACACAAGCATCAAGGAAATCATAGACGAGGTCTTCTTGCCCTTAGTTCTCCGAACATCGAAATAG
- a CDS encoding FUSC family protein, with protein sequence MNTAHPINIPSIETVAARFKAGTSFLRTPAIKADADAILFSAKSFAAAMLAYYVSLRIGLPKPFWAIITVYIVSQTSAGASLSRGVYRLAGTFFGAIATVAIVPNFVNDPMLCSLVLAGWIGLCLFFSLLDRTPRAYAFVLAGYTASLIGFPSVLDPSAVFETASVRVQEISIGILCAVLIHRYILPQRMTGQFTGKLSATLRAARRLAGDALSGTPGESRRDRHQLATDLLAIQGLATHLPYDPAPTPPRQILQLIHDRLARLLWLAAEIEDRIEAVRLGDGDAPGELIALVGEIGAWAARGATEDREAAAAQLIAQARSVQKRFGADATMPCDRLAANLAGHLAELVGLLQDCDRLERNIAATGRLRDATPLRGPKRAKGYVYHRDPWMAGRTAFGAIIGILIGCAFWIWTAWPEGGMAVSILGVCCTLFGNFDAPVPFVVKYIVGSIYGVIISLVYSFIILPQVTEFRVLVAVLAPAFLFAGSLQARLPTTFMALGITLTIPILSALGPNYTGDFATSLNSVIALFAAVGFGAVSMSLFQTVPVDGAINRLLRLSRRDVGRRALGAAPNEARWTSLMIDRTALLLPRLRLTGKAYPDVLDDTLHHLRIGHVVGQLRKTIPQIKGEVGVELRELLSVIAKRFIGGKPPKTTGLLDLDQRIESLIEKIAGSVLRNRLEIVDLLIDLQFALGSQADKRIMADDR encoded by the coding sequence ATGAACACCGCCCATCCCATAAACATCCCTTCGATTGAGACCGTTGCAGCCCGGTTTAAAGCTGGAACGAGCTTCCTGCGCACGCCCGCCATAAAGGCGGATGCGGATGCGATCCTGTTTTCAGCGAAAAGCTTTGCCGCAGCGATGCTGGCCTACTATGTTTCTCTGCGGATCGGGCTTCCCAAGCCGTTCTGGGCGATCATTACCGTCTACATTGTCTCGCAGACGTCTGCCGGAGCGTCGCTCAGCCGTGGTGTCTATCGCTTGGCCGGGACTTTCTTCGGCGCGATAGCGACGGTCGCGATCGTCCCGAATTTCGTGAACGATCCGATGCTATGTAGCCTCGTGCTTGCGGGCTGGATCGGCCTTTGCCTTTTTTTCTCGCTGCTCGATCGTACACCACGCGCTTATGCCTTTGTTCTTGCTGGCTATACCGCGAGCCTGATCGGGTTCCCGAGCGTGCTCGATCCAAGCGCGGTTTTCGAGACGGCGTCGGTGCGCGTCCAGGAAATCTCGATCGGGATCCTGTGCGCGGTCCTAATCCATCGCTACATCCTGCCTCAACGCATGACCGGCCAGTTCACCGGCAAGTTGTCGGCCACTTTGCGGGCAGCCCGTCGTCTTGCGGGCGATGCACTAAGTGGAACGCCGGGAGAAAGCCGTCGCGACCGCCACCAACTCGCAACGGACCTGTTAGCAATCCAGGGGCTTGCCACGCATCTACCCTATGATCCGGCGCCAACACCGCCACGCCAGATACTGCAACTTATCCATGACCGGCTTGCCCGTTTGCTGTGGCTCGCAGCCGAGATCGAAGACCGGATTGAGGCCGTTCGCTTAGGCGACGGCGATGCGCCCGGTGAGTTGATCGCCTTGGTCGGTGAAATCGGTGCCTGGGCCGCAAGGGGCGCGACGGAAGACCGGGAGGCTGCAGCAGCCCAACTGATCGCGCAGGCAAGATCAGTCCAGAAGCGCTTTGGCGCCGATGCTACGATGCCCTGCGATAGGCTTGCAGCCAACCTGGCAGGTCATCTCGCCGAATTGGTCGGTCTTCTACAGGACTGCGACAGGCTGGAGCGGAACATCGCAGCCACGGGGCGATTGCGCGATGCCACGCCGCTTCGTGGGCCGAAGCGGGCGAAAGGCTATGTCTATCACCGCGATCCTTGGATGGCGGGGCGCACCGCGTTCGGCGCGATCATCGGCATTCTCATCGGCTGTGCCTTCTGGATCTGGACGGCCTGGCCGGAGGGTGGAATGGCCGTCTCCATTCTTGGCGTCTGCTGTACCCTGTTCGGCAATTTCGATGCGCCTGTGCCCTTTGTCGTCAAATATATCGTCGGCTCAATCTACGGGGTCATAATCAGCCTAGTCTACAGCTTCATCATCCTGCCCCAGGTCACGGAATTTCGGGTTCTTGTCGCGGTGCTTGCGCCGGCCTTCCTGTTCGCTGGTTCCCTCCAGGCACGCCTGCCGACGACCTTCATGGCGCTCGGCATCACGCTGACCATTCCAATCCTCTCGGCTCTCGGTCCCAATTATACAGGTGACTTCGCCACTTCACTCAACAGTGTGATCGCGCTGTTTGCAGCGGTCGGCTTCGGTGCGGTGAGCATGTCCCTGTTCCAGACCGTGCCGGTCGATGGAGCGATCAACCGCTTGCTCCGCTTGAGCCGCCGAGACGTTGGCCGACGCGCGCTTGGCGCTGCACCCAACGAAGCGCGCTGGACAAGCCTGATGATCGATCGGACAGCTTTGTTGCTGCCTAGGTTGCGGCTGACCGGCAAAGCGTATCCAGATGTGCTCGACGATACGCTCCACCATCTTCGTATCGGGCATGTCGTCGGACAGCTTCGCAAGACGATCCCACAGATCAAGGGTGAGGTCGGCGTCGAACTGAGAGAGCTTCTATCAGTCATCGCCAAGCGCTTCATTGGCGGGAAGCCGCCAAAGACGACCGGCCTTCTCGACCTCGATCAGCGGATCGAGAGCCTGATCGAGAAGATCGCAGGCAGCGTGCTCAGGAACCGCCTGGAGATTGTCGATCTGCTCATCGACCTGCAGTTCGCGCTTGGCTCTCAAGCAGACAAGAGGATTATGGCCGATGATCGTTGA
- a CDS encoding helix-turn-helix transcriptional regulator, translated as MPLLRSAVSVFDPDLTHLPAVAHKLDFADHEAEIPLHVHRKGQLILALHGAVTCIAGNEIWIVPPNCGVWIPGGVPHSARATANARLNYLFVDPGAANLPGNSCTLSVSPMIREMVDRLVGEGADYLADSHAARIARVILDELAQMPHERLNLPISNHPKIRAMAEALTIEPSDRSTLSDWAKRLAMSDRSLARLLIRETGLTFGRWRQQLHLVVALRELASGETVQNVAVELGYESVNAFITMFKKALGSTPAQYFSRRGTSPHPA; from the coding sequence ATGCCTTTGCTGCGATCTGCCGTTTCTGTTTTCGATCCTGACCTCACCCATCTGCCCGCTGTCGCCCACAAGCTCGATTTCGCGGACCATGAGGCGGAAATCCCTTTGCATGTGCATCGGAAAGGCCAGTTGATCCTCGCATTGCACGGCGCCGTCACCTGCATTGCGGGCAACGAGATCTGGATCGTACCCCCCAACTGCGGGGTCTGGATTCCCGGCGGTGTGCCCCACAGCGCCCGCGCAACCGCGAACGCCCGGCTCAACTATCTATTCGTGGACCCGGGCGCGGCGAACCTGCCTGGAAACAGTTGCACGCTGTCGGTTTCCCCGATGATCCGCGAGATGGTCGATCGGCTTGTTGGCGAGGGTGCGGACTATCTCGCCGACAGCCATGCCGCCCGCATCGCGCGGGTGATCCTCGACGAACTCGCGCAGATGCCGCATGAGCGGCTCAACCTGCCGATCTCCAACCATCCGAAAATACGGGCGATGGCAGAAGCTCTCACGATCGAGCCTTCAGATCGCAGTACGCTGAGTGATTGGGCAAAGCGGCTTGCAATGAGCGACCGGTCACTGGCCCGCCTGCTGATCCGCGAGACGGGACTGACGTTCGGGCGCTGGCGGCAGCAGCTTCACCTCGTCGTCGCGCTGCGCGAACTGGCCAGCGGAGAAACGGTGCAGAATGTCGCCGTAGAACTGGGATACGAGTCGGTCAACGCGTTCATAACGATGTTCAAGAAGGCCTTGGGCAGCACGCCAGCGCAGTATTTTTCGCGCCGAGGCACATCACCACATCCAGCTTGA
- a CDS encoding MFS transporter has protein sequence MSRSSRWNTQKRSLVGASLTHALHDGYTDALYAFMPIWQAQFGLSYAALAVMRALYYATMGGLQLPADRLLRRWSPRAALVLSTAIAAAGLVIMALPLGLAGLCVGLVVAGIGSSIQHPRASMLVAESYGDAARRPLGIYNFAGDLGKAVLPASTALLLTVLTWQPVVGLMAMLGIALIFTLVRLVPTVSSSTEGRRQATISHQRSGFRILTVIGGFDTATRMGYLLFLPFLVQARGGGLPTVGVALALLFLGGAFGKAVFGGLGERLGVVRTVMIAEATTASLILATLFTPLPLTLILLPLLGIVLNGTSTVLYGTVPELSDGDTGRAFAIFYTSVIGSGGLAPILYGTIADHSSRTIGVLAAAATAVLIIPLVLALGPHLRRSAARIKKPAGS, from the coding sequence ATGAGCCGCAGCAGTCGATGGAACACTCAAAAGCGTAGCCTTGTCGGAGCCAGTCTCACACATGCCCTGCATGATGGTTACACGGACGCCCTCTATGCCTTCATGCCGATATGGCAGGCGCAGTTCGGGCTTTCCTATGCGGCACTTGCCGTTATGCGTGCCCTTTATTACGCGACCATGGGCGGTCTTCAACTGCCTGCCGATCGGCTTCTTCGCCGCTGGTCACCGCGCGCCGCGCTAGTCCTCTCGACAGCTATCGCAGCAGCCGGCCTGGTGATCATGGCTCTGCCATTGGGACTGGCGGGACTTTGCGTCGGCCTCGTCGTGGCCGGTATTGGGTCGAGCATTCAGCATCCGCGTGCTTCCATGCTTGTCGCCGAAAGCTATGGGGATGCCGCGCGACGCCCTCTCGGTATCTATAATTTCGCGGGCGATCTGGGCAAGGCCGTGTTGCCAGCGTCCACTGCGCTGCTGCTGACGGTTCTGACCTGGCAACCAGTGGTCGGATTGATGGCGATGCTCGGGATCGCTCTGATCTTTACTTTGGTTCGGCTGGTTCCCACCGTTTCCTCCTCCACGGAAGGTAGACGGCAGGCCACGATCAGCCATCAACGCAGCGGCTTTCGTATTCTGACGGTGATTGGCGGCTTCGATACCGCAACCCGCATGGGGTATCTGCTGTTTCTTCCCTTTCTTGTTCAGGCACGCGGTGGTGGCCTACCGACGGTCGGTGTCGCTCTTGCGCTACTGTTTTTGGGTGGCGCGTTCGGGAAAGCAGTATTCGGCGGCCTTGGAGAAAGGCTGGGCGTCGTAAGGACCGTGATGATAGCCGAGGCCACGACAGCCTCTCTGATTCTCGCGACACTGTTCACGCCACTTCCCTTGACGCTCATCTTGCTGCCGCTGCTCGGCATTGTTCTCAACGGCACATCGACGGTGCTCTACGGCACCGTGCCTGAACTTTCGGACGGCGATACAGGTCGGGCTTTCGCGATCTTCTATACGAGCGTTATCGGCTCCGGTGGCCTCGCCCCAATCTTATATGGCACCATTGCTGATCACAGCAGTCGGACAATCGGTGTTCTTGCGGCGGCCGCCACCGCTGTCTTGATCATTCCACTCGTACTGGCGTTAGGACCCCATCTGCGAAGGTCCGCAGCCCGAATCAAAAAACCGGCCGGCTCCTGA
- a CDS encoding DUF1656 domain-containing protein, which translates to MIVDLNVGGVLVPGLVVLAFIALIATMAVLRLFAVTGLNRRFAYRPLAELATFVIIYGLLVQYLPSIGLLP; encoded by the coding sequence ATGATCGTTGATCTCAATGTCGGAGGCGTCCTCGTCCCTGGCCTGGTGGTGCTCGCGTTTATCGCGCTGATTGCCACCATGGCGGTGCTCCGCCTGTTTGCCGTCACCGGTCTCAATCGCCGTTTCGCTTATCGGCCACTGGCCGAACTCGCCACCTTTGTCATCATCTACGGTCTGCTCGTGCAGTACCTGCCATCGATCGGACTCCTGCCTTGA